In one window of Plasmodium berghei ANKA genome assembly, chromosome: 14 DNA:
- a CDS encoding merozoite surface protein 9, putative, with amino-acid sequence MKISIVAFPLLMIALRSKSTNAHKTNNLEAQINYGIINNYNELLKVAKCQYCLTTTNPVEEENCDEIMEECRGLLSNKDLGFLLKAITDESMHNKSQYIHGKHSNTLRRIIKVLEAQKKNIESVKNIVRDIKKSGNTQLRSSGTSISDLDKLNTSIKNIKKGFQFLNDNYSTINKHINIPSGDMNKIYKRIVNTNNFDGLSKSQEKICSNEDDTNVGIDDIIKSSVQDIFDEGENIMNVVKTVLVQESDGIGNELAGLIEKGKEIGEQIVNIEGLLSPKNGLFSGGLPSLNKLYEFTSNLSSYEYLLVKLKDSIISKLKDILLRLLYKSYITYRKNKSIELGEEEIPMVSKDEYLDELKKGVIQLSMKLLYSKIKRLLIKIKNKMSRKKKTENIPDPLPVESSIYDYDDDDAIVDDTADDDAADDDVADNDKFISFNKSSSHMKLFRGILPQKKSIVSTIDKMISEIDLYEQGLYTDTHADYENDEILSTVEGMDETESDEAELSNECVQKIIDENIAVEAINNLLKVDESAVEERENVNDSENKSNNSSIDIEKGASTPSDISEIPNIIKKIVIYVIKERIYDLAEELSDNKLEDESKTSTPSNNIILEDTPAPNQA; translated from the coding sequence atgaagataagTATCGTGGCATTCCCTTTACTTATGATTGCTCTCAGAAGCAAATCTACCAATGCtcataaaacaaataatttgGAAGCCCAAATTAATTATggtattataaataattataacgAATTGTTAAAAGTAGCAAAATGCCAATATTGCTTAACTACCACCAATCCTGttgaagaagaaaattGTGATGAAATAATGGAAGAATGTAGAGGATTGTTAAGCAATAAAGACCTTggatttttattaaaagcCATAACAGATGAGTCTATGCATAATAAATCTCAATATATTCATGGAAAACATAGTAATACATTAAGAAGAATTATTAAAGTTTTAGAagcacaaaaaaaaaatattgaatcagtaaaaaatattgtacgtgatattaaaaaaagtggTAATACACAGTTAAGAAGTAGTGGTACAAGTATTTCAGATTTAGATAAATTAAACACAagcattaaaaatataaaaaaaggtttccaatttttaaatgataattacAGCACAATTAATAAACACATAAATATACCAAGTGGtgatatgaataaaatttataaaagaatagtaaacacaaataattttgatggGTTATCAAAATCACAAGAAAAAATTTGTTCAAATGAAGACGACACCAATGTAGGTATTGatgatattataaaatcaaGTGTTCAAGATATTTTTGATGAGggagaaaatataatgaatgtAGTTAAAACTGTTTTAGTACAAGAAAGTGATGGAATTGGAAATGAATTAGCAGGGTTAATTGAAAAAGGAAAAGAAATCGGAGAACAAATTGTAAATATTGAAGGATTGTTATCTCCAAAAAATGGATTATTTAGTGGCGGTTTACCATCATTAAATAAGTTGTATGAATTTACAAGTAATTTATCATCTTATGAATATTTGTTAGTTAAGCTCAAAGATTCAataatatcaaaattaaaagacatattattaagattgttatataaatcatatataacttacagaaaaaataaatcaattGAGTTAGGAGAAGAAGAAATACCAATGGTTAGCAAGGATGAATATTTagatgaattaaaaaaaggtGTAATACAATTAAGtatgaaattattatatagcAAAATCAAAAggttattaattaaaattaaaaacaaaatgtcCCGTAAAAAGAAAACGGAAAATATTCCTGACCCATTACCAGTTGAATCCTCAATTTATGATTATGATGATGACGATGCAATTGTCGACGATACAGCTGATGATGATGCAGCTGATGATGATGTAGCtgataatgataaatttatttcatttaataaatccTCGTCACATATGAAATTATTCAGAGGTATTTTGCCCCAGAAAAAATCTATTGTATCTACCATCGATAAGATGATTAGTGAAATCGATTTATATGAACAAGGATTATATACTGATACACATGCAGATTATGAAAACGATGAAATCTTATCTACTGTCGAAGGTATGGATGAAACAGAATCTGATGAAGCTGAATTGTCAAATGAGTGTGTTCAGAAAATTATCGATGAAAACATTGCCGTAGAAGCTATCAACAATTTACTTAAAGTCGATGAATCTGCAGTAGAGGAAAGGGAAAATGTAAATGATtcagaaaataaatcaaataattcATCCATTGACATTGAAAAGGGTGCTAGTACTCCTAGTGACATTTCAGAAATTCCTAacatcataaaaaaaatcgttatatatgttataaaagaaagaaTATATGATTTAGCAGAAGAATTATCAGACAATAAACTCGAGGATGAATCTAAAACATCAACACCTTCAAACAATATAATCCTAGAAGATACACCAGCTCCAAACCAAgcataa